The DNA segment CTGCGCAAAACCCAGTGGCGGAAGGCGATGCTTGCTTGAAAAGGTGCGCCCTAGCGTTGAACCGCCTTTAGGCTTTAGGCCTTAGCCTCTGGCCCTTATCCTGCGTGCCGGATGTCTCAGATGTTGAAATCCTCCGGCGCAATGGCTGCCGCGACCCTCACCAGCCGCGTCCTGGGCATGGTGCGCGAGATGGTCTATGCGGCATTCATGGGCAACACCTGGGTCGCCAGCGCCTTCACCCTCGCCTTCCAGGTGCCCAACCTTTTCCGCCGCCTGCTGGGCGAAGGCGCGCTGACGGCCGCCTTCATCCCTATCTTCAAGCAAAAGGAGGTCAAAGAGGGGGAAAAGGAAATGTGGCGCTCCGCCAACGCCGTCATCTCCGGGCTGACCACCGCCGCCGGCGCGGTAACAGTACTGGTGGTGCTCGGGATCTCCCTCATACTCGGCGCCGGAAAATTCGAGCCAGAGACCCAGCTCATGCTCCGGCTCTTGCGGTTGATGTTCCCCTACATGCTATTGGTCTGCCTCGCCGCCGTGTTCATCGGCATGGCCAACGCCCGCGGCCACTTCTTTGTGCCGGCACTGGGAGCGGTGGTCCTCAACGTGATCATGATCGCCAGCGTGCTGCTTTTGGCCCCGCGCATGGGAGACCAACTCCAGGAGCAAATCTTCGGCCTTGCGATTGGTGTCCTGGCGGCCGGGTTGGCCCAGGCGTTCTTCCAGTGGCCGAGCCTCGCGCGCGAAGGCTACCGCTATGAGTGGGTCTCTCCCTGGCGCAACCCTACTGTCCGCGATGTCGTCCGCAAGATGCTGCCGGGTTCCATCGGCGTCGCCGCTTTCCAGATCAACGTGCTCATCACCCAGTGCTTCTCATTTTGGTACGACTCCACCATCGTCGCCACCTTCAACTACTCCGTGCGGTTGATGGAGCTGCCGCAAGGCCTGTTCGGAATCTCCCTGGCCACCTATTTGCTGCCGACCCTGGCCGGCCTGGCCGCCGCGAAGAAGCTCCCCGAGTTCCGCCAGACGCTGGCCCAAGGCTTGAGCTACCTGGCCTTCGCCAACCTCATCGCCGCGGCTATCGCCCTTGCGCTGGCGGTGCCCATTGTGCGGCTCATCTTCGAGCACGGCAAATTTGACCAGGACGCCACGCAGCGAGTCGCCCTGGCGCTGGCCTGCCTGGCGCCGGGGCTGCTCATGTTTTCGGCGAACAACATCCTGGCCCGCGCCTTCTTTGCCCTCAACGACATCAAGACCCCTATGAAGATCAGCATCGTGTGTCTTGTGCTGAACCTGGGGTTTGCCCTCTGGCTGGTGCAGTCCCACCGCGAAGCCGGCCTGGCCGTGGCCAACTCCCTGAGCGCCTCATTGAACACGGCATTGCTGGTGTACGCGCTGCGCCGCAAGCTCTCGCGCCTGGACCTGACTGGCCTGCGCCGCGCGCTGTTGGTGCTGGTCCCTAATGCCCTGCTGGCGGGAATGGTGGCTGCGGCGCTGGCCTGGCTCTGGGACCACCATCTCGGGCATGCCACGCTGATGCGCCAGGCCGGCATGGTCTTCATACCCGGCGGCGTCGCCGTGCTGGTCTACTGGCTGTTCGCGTTGTGGCTCAAAGTGCCCGCCGCCCAGGAGATGACCAGCCTGCTGGGGCAGCGCTTCCGAAAGCCGCGTTAGGCTTCCTCGACAACCTTCCAGCCGGTTGCCTCGGCCAACGCGTAAATCGGCTCTTTCAGATCGCCGTAGAACGTCACCCGGTGCCAGCTCCACTGGTCCCACATGCGAAACAGCTTCTCGATGTCTCCAACCGGCTCGGCGCACAGCTTCGTGCGGCAGGCGCGATCATCCGGATCGTTGGCTACTGCCAGCGCGCGGTGGAACAGTATTTCCTTGCGCCCCTGGTCAAACTCGAGGCTGGTCGTCATGTAGCCCGTCGGCAACAGCGACCGGACCGAAGCCCCCTGCCGGTCCTCCGAGTGCGTGAGAATCTCGTAAGGGTTCATCTTCCCCTCCGGGCCGAACGCCTTGCTGGGCGCCACGCAATGCGCGTAAATGATCTGCCGCTTCGAGGTGTCAATCACCGGATCTGAGATGTACCCGGGCCGCCCCTGCGTGAGCGTTGTCCCGATGACCATCGTCGCGGCTGAGCGCACATCACACTCGCAGCCGCCGATGAACCCTTCGTTGTTCAGTTGGTAAAAGCCCAGGCACGGATACGCGTGAATATGGCCCCCGTAAAACCCGCCGAGGCAGTTGATGGTCAAACCCTTCGCCCCGTGCCTGGCCAGCAGCGCCTTCTCTGCCAGATACATCGCCGCCGAGTTCTCCAGTTCCGCGCGCGTGACGCCTTCAATCTTCCTCGCCTCCTTCTCCCAACGATCCGCCACGGCTCGGGCCTCGTCCTTGTCCGCCTGCTTCCAGGCCTCGTTAAGTTCCGCAAACGGAATCATCTCCACCTTGACTCCCATCACCTCTCCGCCCGGCCCGGAATTCTGGTCTCGCACCGCGAGCACTTTCGCTTCGTTCAACCGGCGCGCGCATTCATCCGCGGCGAGGCACTTCACCGGATCCGCCTTGCC comes from the Candidatus Paceibacterota bacterium genome and includes:
- the murJ gene encoding murein biosynthesis integral membrane protein MurJ translates to MLKSSGAMAAATLTSRVLGMVREMVYAAFMGNTWVASAFTLAFQVPNLFRRLLGEGALTAAFIPIFKQKEVKEGEKEMWRSANAVISGLTTAAGAVTVLVVLGISLILGAGKFEPETQLMLRLLRLMFPYMLLVCLAAVFIGMANARGHFFVPALGAVVLNVIMIASVLLLAPRMGDQLQEQIFGLAIGVLAAGLAQAFFQWPSLAREGYRYEWVSPWRNPTVRDVVRKMLPGSIGVAAFQINVLITQCFSFWYDSTIVATFNYSVRLMELPQGLFGISLATYLLPTLAGLAAAKKLPEFRQTLAQGLSYLAFANLIAAAIALALAVPIVRLIFEHGKFDQDATQRVALALACLAPGLLMFSANNILARAFFALNDIKTPMKISIVCLVLNLGFALWLVQSHREAGLAVANSLSASLNTALLVYALRRKLSRLDLTGLRRALLVLVPNALLAGMVAAALAWLWDHHLGHATLMRQAGMVFIPGGVAVLVYWLFALWLKVPAAQEMTSLLGQRFRKPR
- a CDS encoding twin-arginine translocation signal domain-containing protein, translated to MKANHLFSGCAGCPMNRRNFLARAGTATAGALGVLAAPAWLPAAEPREKTRIRVVYALHAEKQAQPDWPNHGFDFRPHMDRINALLAKECAGFEFVSSMATGEEQAKKLLEADRAAGNIDGYVVYQMNCWNRVVQTMATSGKPVLYADFQFGGSGGFLVYTAAFLRSGAPNVGFVASSRPRDLVAAVKCFQVAKRGGSAADFVAATERVRIKGTPGAGRLAGKADPVKCLAADECARRLNEAKVLAVRDQNSGPGGEVMGVKVEMIPFAELNEAWKQADKDEARAVADRWEKEARKIEGVTRAELENSAAMYLAEKALLARHGAKGLTINCLGGFYGGHIHAYPCLGFYQLNNEGFIGGCECDVRSAATMVIGTTLTQGRPGYISDPVIDTSKRQIIYAHCVAPSKAFGPEGKMNPYEILTHSEDRQGASVRSLLPTGYMTTSLEFDQGRKEILFHRALAVANDPDDRACRTKLCAEPVGDIEKLFRMWDQWSWHRVTFYGDLKEPIYALAEATGWKVVEEA